The proteins below are encoded in one region of Conger conger chromosome 17, fConCon1.1, whole genome shotgun sequence:
- the myl1 gene encoding myosin light chain 1, skeletal muscle isoform isoform X1, which yields MAPKKDVKKAEPKKAEPAPAPAAAPEPAPAPKAAAVDLSAVKVEFSADQMDDYKEAFGLFDRVGDSKISFDQVADIMRALGQNPTNKAVNKILGNPSAEEMANKRIDFEGFLPMLQTVVNDPQKGTFDDYVEGLRVFDKEGNGTVMGAELRIVLQTLGEKMKEAEIDALMQGQEDENGCVNYEAFVKHIMSV from the exons ATGGCACCAAAGAAGGACGTTAAGAAGGCCGAGCCCAAGAAGGCCGAGCCCGCACCAGCGCCCGCAGCAGCACCTGAGCCCGCTCCCGCACCTAAGGCTGCGGCAGTGGACCTATCAGCCGTGAAG GTGGAATTCTCCGCAGACCAGATGGATG aCTACAAAGAGGCCTTCGGTCTCTTCGATAGGGTCGGTGACAGCAAGATTTCATTCGACCAGGTGGCTGACATCATGCGCGCTCTGGGACAGAACCCCACCAACAAAGCCGTCAACAAGATCCTGGGCAACCCCAGCGCTGAGG AAATGGCCAACAAGAGGATAGACTTTGAGGGCTTCCTCCCCATGCTGCAGACAGTAGTGAACGATCCCCAGAAGGGAACCTTCGATGACTACGTTGAGGGTCTTCGCGTCTTCGACAAGGAGGGCAACGGCACAGTGATGGGTGCTGAGCTGCGCATtgtcctgcagacactgg GAGAGAAGATGAAGGAGGCTGAGATTGACGCACTCATGCAGGGGCAGGAGGACGAGAACGGCTGTGTCAACTACGAGG CCTTTGTCAAACACATCATGTCTGTGTAA
- the myl1 gene encoding myosin light chain 1, skeletal muscle isoform isoform X2: MASTFSADQIEDYKEAFGLFDRVGDSKISFDQVADIMRALGQNPTNKAVNKILGNPSAEEMANKRIDFEGFLPMLQTVVNDPQKGTFDDYVEGLRVFDKEGNGTVMGAELRIVLQTLGEKMKEAEIDALMQGQEDENGCVNYEAFVKHIMSV; encoded by the exons ATG GCTTCCACCTTCAGTGCCGATCAGATTGAGG aCTACAAAGAGGCCTTCGGTCTCTTCGATAGGGTCGGTGACAGCAAGATTTCATTCGACCAGGTGGCTGACATCATGCGCGCTCTGGGACAGAACCCCACCAACAAAGCCGTCAACAAGATCCTGGGCAACCCCAGCGCTGAGG AAATGGCCAACAAGAGGATAGACTTTGAGGGCTTCCTCCCCATGCTGCAGACAGTAGTGAACGATCCCCAGAAGGGAACCTTCGATGACTACGTTGAGGGTCTTCGCGTCTTCGACAAGGAGGGCAACGGCACAGTGATGGGTGCTGAGCTGCGCATtgtcctgcagacactgg GAGAGAAGATGAAGGAGGCTGAGATTGACGCACTCATGCAGGGGCAGGAGGACGAGAACGGCTGTGTCAACTACGAGG CCTTTGTCAAACACATCATGTCTGTGTAA